The following are encoded in a window of Roseimaritima ulvae genomic DNA:
- a CDS encoding tetratricopeptide repeat protein, translating into MHATTPTAPDRPGFLTHCWLLASAIASLAGCQWASNGQNAQGTQLYEQGQYTAAMQQFQKAIATSPTDPDGYYNLAATTHRLGAQRQDTALLEQAEALYNQCLDHNENHVECHRGLAVLLVDTGRPDKAFSLLKNWASQNPQLADARIELARLYEEYGDPATAKRYLEDAVQQDPNSARAWLALGKLRESSGELTQALANYQRSYSLNNMQPMVVERMAFLNRQLADTYNNTLATGGTRLAQPAPTTQVGNQRY; encoded by the coding sequence ATGCACGCGACCACCCCCACAGCCCCCGACCGCCCCGGTTTCCTGACTCACTGCTGGCTTTTGGCCTCGGCCATCGCCTCTCTGGCGGGCTGCCAATGGGCCTCCAACGGGCAAAACGCCCAGGGCACCCAGCTGTACGAACAGGGCCAATACACGGCCGCGATGCAGCAATTCCAGAAAGCGATCGCCACCAGCCCGACCGACCCGGATGGCTACTACAACCTGGCCGCCACCACGCATCGGTTGGGCGCTCAGCGACAGGATACGGCGTTGCTGGAGCAGGCCGAGGCGCTTTACAACCAATGCCTCGATCACAACGAAAACCACGTCGAATGCCATCGCGGGCTGGCCGTCTTGCTGGTCGATACGGGGCGTCCTGACAAGGCTTTTTCGTTGCTAAAGAACTGGGCCTCGCAAAACCCTCAACTGGCCGATGCCCGCATCGAATTGGCACGGCTGTATGAGGAATACGGGGATCCGGCGACCGCCAAACGCTACCTGGAAGACGCTGTGCAGCAGGACCCCAACAGCGCCCGCGCCTGGCTGGCACTGGGAAAACTGCGGGAGTCGTCGGGCGAGTTGACACAGGCCTTGGCGAATTACCAACGAAGTTACAGTCTGAACAACATGCAACCGATGGTTGTGGAACGGATGGCGTTTTTGAATCGCCAACTGGCGGACACCTACAACAACACGCTGGCCACAGGCGGCACCCGCTTGGCCCAGCCCGCTCCCACCACACAAGTGGGCAATCAGCGGTATTAA
- the serC gene encoding 3-phosphoserine/phosphohydroxythreonine transaminase — translation MATSSVEQRVYNFSAGPAVLPVSVLERVRDEMLCLPGAGCSLLEMSHRDKRFLEILHGAEAGLRDLLSISDDYTVLFLQGGSRLQFSMIPANLLRGSSTAAEYMLTGSWSKKAIEEARKEGPVNVCWDGKSDNYASLPAAGQCNVPDDAAYLYYCSNETIQGVQFPSEPECPQDVPLVCDASSDFLCRPLDVAKYGILYACAQKNAGPAGVTAVIIRKDLLPRGSEDLPGYLQYRNHAEADSEWNTPPTFAVYVMGLVTEWLASQGGLAAMETLNRRKSQMLYDVVDQFPQFYQGHAQADCRSLMNVTFKLPNDDLQAEFLSQAAANQLCNLKGHRSVGGIRASIYNAMPEAGVAALADLMRDFANQHA, via the coding sequence ATGGCCACATCCTCTGTCGAACAACGCGTCTATAACTTTTCGGCCGGTCCGGCCGTGCTCCCCGTCTCGGTGCTCGAACGCGTTCGCGACGAGATGCTTTGTCTGCCCGGCGCGGGCTGTTCGCTGTTGGAAATGTCGCACCGCGATAAGCGTTTTCTAGAAATCCTGCACGGCGCCGAAGCCGGACTGCGGGACCTGCTGTCGATCAGTGACGACTATACGGTGCTGTTTTTGCAGGGCGGCTCGCGACTGCAATTCTCGATGATCCCGGCCAACTTGCTGCGAGGCTCCAGCACTGCAGCGGAATACATGCTGACCGGGTCGTGGAGCAAAAAAGCGATCGAAGAAGCTCGCAAGGAAGGCCCCGTCAACGTTTGCTGGGACGGTAAATCGGACAATTACGCCTCGCTGCCCGCCGCAGGCCAGTGCAACGTGCCGGACGACGCCGCCTATCTGTATTACTGCAGCAACGAAACCATCCAGGGCGTGCAGTTCCCCAGCGAACCGGAATGTCCGCAGGACGTGCCGCTGGTCTGCGACGCCTCGAGCGACTTCCTGTGCCGCCCGCTGGACGTGGCGAAATACGGCATCCTATACGCCTGTGCACAGAAGAACGCCGGGCCGGCCGGCGTCACCGCGGTCATCATCCGCAAAGACCTCTTGCCCCGCGGCAGCGAAGACCTGCCGGGCTACCTGCAGTACCGCAACCACGCCGAAGCGGATTCGGAATGGAACACCCCGCCCACGTTTGCCGTCTACGTGATGGGGCTGGTCACCGAATGGCTGGCCAGCCAGGGCGGCCTGGCGGCGATGGAAACGCTCAACCGTCGCAAAAGCCAAATGCTGTACGACGTCGTCGATCAATTCCCGCAGTTCTACCAAGGACACGCCCAAGCCGACTGCCGTTCGCTGATGAACGTGACCTTCAAACTGCCCAACGACGACCTGCAGGCCGAATTCCTGTCCCAAGCCGCCGCCAACCAGCTGTGCAACCTCAAGGGGCACCGCAGTGTCGGAGGCATTCGAGCCAGTATCTATAACGCGATGCCCGAAGCCGGCGTCGCCGCCCTGGCGGACCTAATGCGCGACTTCGCTAACCAACACGCGTAA
- the serA gene encoding phosphoglycerate dehydrogenase — MHRIIVLDDIAQEGLDLLDAADGVEYEIRKKLPVDELRTALTQFDGAILRSGAKLTAEVLAGNKRLKAIVRAGVGTDNIDKAAATRQGIVVMNTPAGNTVSTAEHAFALMLALSRNIAPANQSLIEGRWDRKKYMGTQLAGKTLGIVGMGRIGREVASRAMAFDMTVIAYDPFLSDDQAAKLGLQRAATIEDLLPQIDYLTVHTPLTDETRGLIGKDCLAKLKPGVRVINAARGGIYDVDALVEGLNSGQIGGVALDVYEQEPCTDSPLFGMPGVVCTPHLGASTEEAQTQVAVEGVHLLLNFLQTGEIKHAVNVAALDPKTLEEMRGFMDVAHRLGLLLSQWHGGGVDTVKLTFRGEITGKNTKLLTNAFCVGLLERALGEEINIINAEMMLRDRGIELCEESHHEMSAFASSISADVAGGGRTVTAGGTLLGHNMPRLVVLDGHRLESYLDGNLLVFSHQDVPGIIGRVGTIFGEHNVNIAQMAVGRSGGEPGGSAIGVLNLDGLPAQAALDAVSAVSEITMACVVQLPPVGQLPSWLQ, encoded by the coding sequence ATGCACCGTATTATTGTTCTGGACGACATCGCTCAAGAAGGCCTCGACTTGCTGGACGCCGCCGATGGGGTGGAGTACGAGATCCGCAAGAAATTGCCGGTGGACGAATTGCGGACCGCATTGACGCAATTCGATGGCGCCATCCTCCGCAGCGGTGCCAAGCTGACGGCCGAGGTGTTAGCCGGCAACAAACGCCTCAAAGCGATCGTGCGAGCCGGCGTGGGGACGGACAACATTGACAAAGCCGCGGCCACGCGTCAGGGCATCGTGGTCATGAACACGCCGGCCGGCAACACGGTCAGCACGGCCGAACACGCCTTTGCCTTGATGTTGGCTCTGAGCCGCAACATCGCCCCGGCCAACCAAAGCCTGATCGAAGGCCGTTGGGACCGCAAAAAGTACATGGGCACCCAACTGGCCGGTAAAACCCTGGGCATCGTCGGCATGGGCCGCATCGGACGCGAAGTCGCCTCGCGGGCGATGGCCTTCGACATGACGGTGATCGCCTACGATCCCTTCCTGTCAGATGACCAAGCCGCCAAGCTGGGGTTGCAGCGAGCCGCTACGATCGAGGATCTGTTGCCGCAAATCGATTACCTGACCGTGCACACCCCGCTGACCGACGAAACCCGCGGCCTGATCGGCAAAGATTGCTTGGCGAAACTGAAACCGGGCGTCCGCGTGATCAATGCCGCTCGCGGCGGCATCTACGACGTCGACGCCCTGGTCGAGGGCTTGAACAGCGGCCAGATCGGCGGCGTGGCCCTAGATGTGTATGAGCAAGAACCGTGCACCGACAGCCCGCTGTTCGGCATGCCCGGCGTCGTCTGCACCCCGCACCTGGGCGCCAGCACCGAAGAAGCCCAGACCCAGGTGGCCGTCGAAGGCGTGCACCTGCTGCTGAACTTTCTGCAAACCGGCGAAATCAAACACGCCGTCAACGTCGCGGCTTTGGATCCCAAGACGCTCGAAGAGATGCGTGGCTTCATGGACGTCGCCCATCGCCTGGGCTTGCTGCTGTCGCAGTGGCATGGCGGCGGCGTGGATACGGTCAAGCTGACGTTCCGCGGTGAGATCACCGGCAAAAACACCAAACTGTTGACCAACGCGTTCTGCGTGGGATTGCTGGAACGAGCTTTGGGCGAAGAGATCAACATCATCAACGCCGAAATGATGTTGCGCGATCGCGGCATCGAGTTGTGCGAAGAGAGCCACCACGAAATGAGCGCCTTCGCTTCCTCGATTTCCGCCGACGTGGCCGGTGGGGGTCGCACGGTGACCGCCGGTGGCACGCTGTTGGGCCACAACATGCCCCGCCTGGTCGTCCTCGACGGGCATCGCTTGGAAAGCTACCTGGACGGCAACTTGTTGGTGTTCAGCCACCAGGACGTTCCGGGCATCATCGGTCGTGTGGGGACCATTTTTGGCGAACACAACGTGAATATCGCCCAGATGGCCGTCGGCCGCAGTGGCGGAGAACCCGGCGGCTCGGCGATTGGCGTGTTAAACCTCGATGGACTGCCCGCGCAAGCCGCTCTGGATGCCGTCAGCGCGGTTTCCGAAATCACCATGGCCTGCGTCGTGCAACTTCCTCCCGTCGGACAATTGCCTAGCTGGTTGCAATAA
- the ppk1 gene encoding polyphosphate kinase 1, producing the protein MTEPPLPVDRYFNRELSWLEFNQRVLDHAADPRQPLLERAKFLAIVSSNLDEFFMVRVGGLKLQAVQNAGIREPSGMTVSEQLLAIADRCHRMQADQYRILNDDLFPALAQNGIQHIDHSAYSARHQQSARSVFEDVSATLSPHALDPSRPLPLLQGLQLHLCVRLKSEADSEQPWQFAFIPLGRAMSRLVSLPSDRGYQFTLLEDIVSYHVAELFPGRQVLECVAFRITRNADIKLREDHAPDLMLGMEEVLESRKESGCVRLELASDASEHITAFLTETLEVTLDDLFLVDGPIDLGSLFQLTALEGFDELKDRPWRGQGSPDIDPAEPMFETIAKGDLVLVHPYERFDPVVRLIEEAAVDPDVLAIKQVLYRTSRNSPIVAALKRAAERGKYVTAIVELKARFDEQRNMEWAREMEHAGVQVIYGIKGLKTHAKICIIVRSEPHGIVRYVHYGTGNYNEATSRLYSDVSLLTCDEELGADATTFFNAVTGASHPLKYHKIAAAPTTLRSRIKDLIDAEIARKRDGQKAEISVKVNSLVDPQLIDALYRASQAGVRVRLNVRGICCLRPGVDGLSENIVVTSIVDRFLEHARILHFHHGGDDQVLISSADWMPRNLDRRIELLVPIESPQWRKRLIRVLQTYFKDNRSAWNLTSSGRWKRIQPPPEGEAVQAQRLLYEAAVGAVQQADQHRRTAFETHDPPALKDH; encoded by the coding sequence ATGACCGAGCCCCCGCTGCCCGTCGACCGCTACTTTAACCGAGAATTAAGCTGGTTGGAGTTCAATCAGCGGGTGCTCGATCACGCCGCGGACCCCCGCCAGCCGCTGTTGGAACGCGCCAAATTTTTGGCCATCGTTAGTTCCAACCTGGACGAGTTCTTTATGGTTCGCGTCGGCGGTTTAAAACTGCAAGCCGTCCAGAACGCGGGCATTCGCGAACCTTCGGGAATGACCGTCAGCGAACAGCTGTTGGCGATCGCCGACCGCTGTCACCGCATGCAGGCCGACCAGTACCGAATATTAAACGACGACCTGTTCCCGGCGCTGGCCCAAAACGGCATCCAGCACATCGACCACTCCGCTTACAGCGCGCGGCATCAGCAATCCGCTCGCTCGGTGTTCGAAGACGTCAGCGCCACGTTGTCGCCCCATGCGCTCGACCCCAGCCGCCCGCTGCCGCTGCTGCAAGGCTTGCAGTTGCACCTGTGCGTGCGACTGAAGTCGGAAGCGGACAGCGAACAGCCCTGGCAATTCGCTTTCATCCCGCTGGGCCGGGCGATGTCCCGGCTGGTCTCCCTACCTTCCGATCGCGGCTACCAGTTCACGTTATTGGAAGATATCGTCAGCTACCACGTGGCCGAGTTATTCCCAGGCCGGCAGGTGCTCGAATGCGTGGCTTTTCGCATCACCCGCAACGCCGACATCAAGCTGCGTGAAGACCACGCGCCGGACCTGATGCTGGGAATGGAAGAGGTGTTGGAGAGCCGAAAGGAATCGGGTTGTGTGCGTTTGGAGTTGGCCAGCGACGCCAGCGAACACATCACCGCGTTTTTAACCGAGACACTAGAGGTCACCCTGGATGACCTGTTCCTGGTCGACGGCCCGATCGACCTCGGCAGTCTGTTTCAACTGACCGCCCTGGAAGGGTTTGACGAACTGAAGGATCGTCCCTGGAGAGGGCAGGGCAGTCCGGACATCGATCCCGCCGAACCGATGTTCGAAACCATCGCCAAGGGCGACCTGGTGTTGGTGCACCCCTACGAACGCTTTGATCCGGTCGTGCGGTTGATCGAAGAAGCCGCCGTGGATCCCGATGTGTTGGCGATCAAACAGGTGCTCTACCGCACCAGCCGCAACAGTCCCATCGTCGCAGCGCTCAAGCGGGCGGCCGAACGCGGCAAGTACGTGACCGCGATCGTGGAACTAAAGGCCCGCTTCGACGAACAACGCAACATGGAATGGGCGCGGGAGATGGAGCACGCCGGGGTTCAGGTGATCTACGGCATCAAAGGCCTGAAAACCCACGCCAAGATCTGCATCATCGTCCGCAGCGAACCACATGGCATCGTCCGCTATGTGCACTACGGCACGGGCAACTACAACGAAGCGACCAGCCGCCTGTACAGCGACGTTTCGCTGCTGACCTGCGACGAAGAACTGGGCGCCGACGCGACCACGTTTTTTAACGCCGTCACCGGCGCCAGCCATCCGCTCAAGTACCACAAGATCGCCGCCGCCCCGACGACGCTGCGGTCGCGGATCAAAGACCTGATCGACGCCGAAATCGCTCGCAAGCGAGACGGCCAGAAAGCCGAGATCAGCGTCAAGGTGAACTCCCTGGTCGACCCCCAACTGATCGACGCCCTGTACCGGGCCAGCCAGGCGGGAGTCCGCGTCCGCCTGAACGTCCGCGGCATCTGCTGCCTTCGCCCCGGCGTCGATGGGCTCAGCGAAAACATTGTCGTGACCTCGATCGTCGACCGCTTCCTGGAACACGCTCGGATCCTGCACTTTCACCACGGCGGAGACGATCAGGTGCTGATCAGCAGTGCCGACTGGATGCCTCGCAACCTCGATCGGCGAATCGAATTGCTGGTCCCCATCGAATCGCCGCAGTGGCGAAAACGCCTGATTCGCGTGCTGCAAACCTACTTTAAAGACAACCGCAGCGCCTGGAACCTGACGTCCAGCGGCCGCTGGAAACGCATCCAGCCCCCTCCCGAGGGTGAAGCCGTTCAGGCGCAGCGTTTGCTCTATGAAGCCGCGGTGGGGGCCGTCCAACAGGCGGACCAACACCGCCGCACGGCCTTTGAGACCCATGACCCACCGGCCCTGAAAGACCACTAA
- a CDS encoding glycine--tRNA ligase has protein sequence MEKIVSLCKRRGFMFQSSEIYGGFGGFWDYGPLGVELKRNVKEAWWQDMVSSHNELLQPVGAPSGYEMVGLDSTIIMHPQVWKCSGHYDLFHDYMVDCRETKKRYRHDQVRGRWVECKDQKVFVTSNAEIEQEDAEIQRRALKFFRLRGKDADQLKYDGGFATLDTIDDMDRVLGPDAKQIGTLTEPREFNLMFKTTVGALGGDDDVAFLRPETAQGIFVNFKNVLDSTRVRVPFGIAQVGKSFRNEITPRNFTFRSREFEQMEIEFFCPPNQSQEWYRYWRDRRVAWYTELGLSGDSIRMREHHTEELAHYSTGTADIEYAFPFLDEGEFGELEGVAHRGDFDLRSHMEGKLDPSTNPLELETDERGKPKYRGSGRDLSYRDDLTNEKFVPHVVEPSAGADRATLAFLCEAYREDEAPDEKGKMQTRTLLKFHPRLAPLKAAVFPLVKKDGMPEVAKEIYGELKQHLPVFYDEKGAVGRRYRRQDEVGTPYCITVDGQTLQDQTVTVRDRDTLEQWRVSTKDICDEIRQRIRSS, from the coding sequence ATGGAGAAGATTGTCTCGCTGTGCAAACGCCGCGGATTTATGTTTCAGTCCAGTGAAATCTACGGAGGATTCGGGGGCTTTTGGGACTACGGACCGCTGGGCGTGGAACTCAAGCGAAACGTCAAGGAAGCCTGGTGGCAGGACATGGTCTCCAGCCACAACGAATTGCTGCAGCCCGTCGGCGCTCCCAGCGGCTACGAAATGGTTGGCCTGGACAGCACCATCATCATGCATCCCCAGGTCTGGAAGTGCAGCGGGCACTACGACCTGTTTCACGACTACATGGTCGATTGCCGGGAAACCAAAAAACGCTACCGCCACGACCAGGTGCGCGGCCGCTGGGTGGAATGCAAAGACCAGAAGGTGTTTGTCACCAGCAACGCCGAAATCGAACAGGAAGACGCGGAGATCCAGCGGCGGGCGCTGAAGTTCTTCCGACTCCGCGGCAAAGACGCCGACCAGCTCAAGTACGATGGCGGCTTCGCCACGCTCGATACGATCGACGACATGGATCGCGTGTTGGGTCCCGATGCCAAACAGATTGGCACCCTCACCGAACCGCGTGAATTCAACTTGATGTTCAAGACCACGGTCGGCGCCCTGGGCGGTGACGACGATGTGGCCTTCCTCCGCCCCGAAACGGCTCAGGGCATCTTTGTGAACTTCAAAAACGTGCTGGACAGCACCCGCGTGCGAGTTCCCTTTGGCATCGCGCAGGTTGGCAAGAGCTTCCGCAATGAAATCACGCCCCGTAACTTCACCTTCCGCTCGCGTGAATTCGAACAGATGGAAATCGAATTCTTCTGCCCTCCCAACCAGTCGCAGGAATGGTACCGCTATTGGCGCGACCGCCGCGTGGCCTGGTACACCGAACTGGGCCTGTCGGGCGATTCGATCCGCATGCGTGAACACCACACCGAAGAGCTGGCTCACTACAGCACCGGCACGGCCGACATCGAATACGCGTTTCCGTTCCTTGATGAAGGTGAATTCGGTGAACTCGAAGGCGTTGCCCACCGCGGCGACTTCGACCTCCGCAGCCACATGGAAGGCAAGCTCGACCCCAGCACTAATCCGCTAGAACTGGAAACCGACGAGCGTGGCAAACCCAAGTACCGCGGCAGCGGCCGCGACCTGTCCTACCGCGACGACCTGACCAACGAAAAATTTGTGCCTCATGTGGTCGAGCCCTCCGCGGGCGCCGACCGGGCCACGCTGGCGTTCTTGTGCGAAGCTTATCGCGAAGACGAAGCGCCGGATGAAAAAGGCAAAATGCAAACCCGCACGCTGCTGAAATTCCATCCCCGCTTGGCACCGCTCAAAGCCGCCGTGTTCCCGTTGGTGAAAAAAGACGGCATGCCCGAAGTCGCCAAAGAAATCTACGGCGAACTGAAACAGCACCTGCCCGTGTTCTATGACGAAAAGGGCGCCGTCGGACGACGCTACCGACGACAGGACGAAGTGGGTACGCCCTACTGCATCACCGTCGATGGGCAAACCCTGCAAGACCAAACCGTCACGGTCCGCGATCGCGACACGTTGGAACAATGGCGGGTCTCCACCAAAGACATCTGCGACGAAATTCGCCAACGGATCCGCAGCTCCTAG
- a CDS encoding PstS family phosphate ABC transporter substrate-binding protein gives MVKLRIFGILFTALLCTPALAQVTVDAELPEYKPVQGISGSLKSIGSDTMNNEMTLWAEGFLRYYPNVRIEIEGKGSSTAPPALISGTSQFGPMSREMKNAELDAFEKQFGYKPTSLPTSIDMLAVYVNKDNPIKGLSLPQVDAIFSKTRKGGYSSDIRTWGQAGLSGAFASQPISLYGRNSASGTYGYFKKNSLFGGDYKDEVKEQPGSSSVVQGCASDKYAIGYSGIGYKTADVRAVPLAAEEGGQMVEAIPDNAYTGEYPLARFLYVYINHKPGTDLDPLRREFIKYVFSKQGQQDVVKDGYFPVPAAIAREALSSVGLEPGF, from the coding sequence ATGGTGAAGCTCAGAATATTTGGCATCTTGTTCACAGCGCTGCTGTGCACCCCCGCGCTGGCACAGGTTACGGTGGACGCGGAACTGCCGGAGTACAAACCCGTGCAGGGCATCTCGGGCAGCCTAAAAAGTATCGGCTCCGATACGATGAACAACGAAATGACGCTGTGGGCCGAAGGCTTCCTGCGGTACTACCCCAACGTTCGCATCGAGATCGAAGGCAAGGGCTCTTCGACCGCCCCGCCGGCTCTGATCAGCGGCACCTCGCAGTTCGGACCGATGAGCCGCGAAATGAAGAACGCCGAATTGGATGCGTTCGAAAAACAATTTGGCTACAAACCCACGTCGTTGCCGACCAGCATCGACATGCTGGCCGTGTACGTCAACAAAGACAACCCGATCAAAGGCCTCAGCCTGCCCCAGGTCGACGCGATCTTTTCGAAAACCCGCAAGGGCGGTTACTCCAGCGATATCCGCACCTGGGGACAAGCGGGTTTGAGCGGTGCCTTCGCCTCGCAGCCGATCAGCTTGTACGGCCGTAACTCGGCCTCAGGCACCTACGGATACTTTAAAAAGAACTCGCTGTTTGGCGGTGACTACAAAGACGAAGTCAAGGAACAACCGGGCAGCTCGTCGGTGGTGCAGGGTTGTGCCAGCGACAAATACGCCATCGGTTACAGCGGCATCGGCTACAAAACGGCCGACGTTCGCGCGGTTCCCCTGGCCGCCGAAGAGGGCGGGCAGATGGTCGAAGCGATTCCAGATAACGCTTACACCGGAGAATACCCGCTGGCTCGCTTCTTGTACGTGTACATCAACCACAAACCAGGCACCGACCTGGATCCGCTGCGTCGCGAATTCATCAAGTACGTGTTCAGCAAGCAAGGGCAGCAAGACGTCGTCAAAGACGGTTACTTCCCCGTGCCGGCCGCGATCGCTCGCGAAGCTTTGTCCAGCGTAGGCCTAGAGCCCGGCTTCTAG